TCCTCCCCTGATTCGAAATCCAGGCAATAGACTTGCCCGTTACTTGCGCCAAACACAACACGCTCGCCATCCGTCGCTGCCGTTTCATAAATAGGACGGTCGGCTTGAAATTTCCAAAAAATCTCGCCATCCTCCAAATTCAGCGAATAGAAAACAGAATCTGAGGAACCAACAAAAACTTTTTCGTCCTTAATTATCGGCGTCGCAAAGATACTTGCTCCAGTTGTAACTTCCCACTTTAACGTGCCTTTCTCCGCATTCAATGCGTAAATGTTCCCATTGTCGCAGCCAACCACCAATGTGTTTTGACTTAACGCCGGCGAAGAATGATGCTGGCCCTCTGATTTAAATGTCCAAATTCTTTCGCCAGTCTCCAAACGATATTTATCGATATGGTTATAAAGAGCCGACACGAAAATGCCTTCGCTTGTGACTAAAGGCTCACTTGCAATGTCGCCTGCATTTATTTTCCATAAATGTTTTCCTTGTTCCAGATTATAGGCCGTGAGGGTCTTATTTCCATACCTGGATGCTATGACAAGGTCATTCTCATAAAATGCACATGTCGCTTCGAAATGTCCCTCAGTTTTAAGGCGACCGAATCTTTTACCGTTCTCAATATTGACGACATCCAAACGGCCGTCCAGAGTCACGAAATAAATCAGACCATTCGCGACGGTTAAGGTTTTTCCCGGGGCAGACGTCGCCTTGTAGGTCCAGATGTGTTCGAGAGGCGGAGCTAATGTTTCATCCCGATAATTGGCTCGACTTGGGTCTCCACCATAAAGCGTCCAATTTTCTTCAGTTGAAACCGTTTGTATGTTTT
This DNA window, taken from candidate division KSB1 bacterium, encodes the following:
- a CDS encoding PQQ-binding-like beta-propeller repeat protein — encoded protein: MTLDGRLDVVNIENGKRFGRLKTEGHFEATCAFYENDLVIASRYGNKTLTAYNLEQGKHLWKINAGDIASEPLVTSEGIFVSALYNHIDKYRLETGERIWTFKSEGQHHSSPALSQNTLVVGCDNGNIYALNAEKGTLKWEVTTGASIFATPIIKDEKVFVGSSDSVFYSLNLEDGEIFWKFQADRPIYETAATDGERVVFGASNGQVYCLDFESGEEVWSFKAKSLVSTAPLISGDVVFFGSLDRHYYCLDLRNGNELWSFETKGRIRTSPVLWGKYVIGASEDRFLYAFSLSDSLSTH